Proteins encoded together in one Pseudoroseomonas cervicalis window:
- a CDS encoding aldose 1-epimerase family protein produces the protein MNADRHRIQRDGLSATIQARGGELVSLRDAAGREWLWQAGPEWRRHAPWLFPIVGRLAGDTLRHEGQAYRMGQHGFARDRRFTWLSQTADRCRLRLSDDAESRALYPFAFILELDFSLAGGWLVAKATIANPGRVPLPFAFGAHPAFAWPLPGAGAKQDHRLVFAQAEPNPARRLEGGLLAGEEALPLQGHDLPLSPALFGKDALVLPGIASRALRYVSEAGPEIEMRWENYRDFGLWSKPEGADFLCLEPWCGYASPAGWDGEFSEKPGITLLKPGESRDFTWSVRPQG, from the coding sequence GCTGGTCAGCCTGCGCGACGCGGCGGGGCGGGAATGGCTGTGGCAGGCCGGGCCGGAATGGCGGCGCCACGCCCCCTGGCTGTTCCCGATCGTCGGCCGCCTGGCCGGCGACACGCTGCGGCATGAGGGCCAGGCCTATCGCATGGGCCAGCACGGCTTCGCCCGCGACCGCCGCTTCACCTGGCTGTCCCAGACCGCCGATCGCTGCCGGCTGCGCCTGTCCGACGACGCCGAAAGCCGCGCCCTCTACCCCTTCGCCTTCATCCTGGAGCTGGATTTCTCGCTGGCCGGCGGCTGGCTGGTGGCGAAGGCCACCATCGCCAATCCGGGCCGGGTCCCGCTGCCCTTCGCCTTCGGCGCCCACCCGGCCTTCGCCTGGCCGCTGCCCGGCGCCGGGGCGAAGCAGGACCACCGCCTGGTCTTCGCCCAGGCCGAGCCCAACCCCGCCCGCCGCCTGGAAGGCGGGCTGCTGGCGGGGGAGGAGGCGCTGCCCCTGCAGGGGCACGATCTGCCGCTGTCGCCGGCGCTGTTCGGGAAGGATGCGCTGGTGCTGCCAGGGATCGCCAGCCGGGCGCTGCGCTATGTCTCCGAGGCCGGGCCGGAGATCGAGATGCGCTGGGAGAATTACCGGGATTTCGGCCTGTGGTCGAAGCCGGAAGGGGCGGATTTCCTCTGCCTGGAGCCCTGGTGCGGCTATGCCAGCCCGGCCGGGTGGGATGGGGAGTTCTCGGAAAAGCCTGGCATCACCCTGCTGAAGCCGGGGGAAAGCCGGGATTTCACCTGGAGCGTCAGGCCCCAGGGATAG
- a CDS encoding DegT/DnrJ/EryC1/StrS aminotransferase family protein — protein MTADTTTRPIGLFDMKAQQALIRPEIDRRIAAILDSGAFINGPDVRELEEKLAEFAGCAHAVGVSSGTDALQIAMMAEGIGRGDAVFLPAFTYTATAEVPLVLGATPVFVDVAEDGFNIDIEDLKRRIALVKAEGKLRPRAVVGVDLFGRPADWPAIQAICAAEGLFALDDAAQAFGGALQGKRLGNWGDAAALSFYPTKTLGCYGDGGAILTNDADRAELYRSLRTHGEGKTRYEVERTGMNGRLDTIQAAILLCKLPLLEQELKDRTRVARHYAARLSGHVTVPGEMDGAESAWGLYSILLPDAETRGRVQAAMQARGVPSAIYYPKPLHRQPAYAAAHAEGLRQSPPLTVSEDICQRILSLPMHPYLDEAQLDRVADAVIAGL, from the coding sequence ATGACCGCCGACACCACCACCAGGCCCATCGGGCTGTTCGACATGAAGGCGCAGCAGGCGCTGATCCGTCCGGAGATCGACCGCCGCATCGCCGCCATCCTCGACAGCGGCGCCTTCATCAACGGCCCCGATGTGCGCGAGCTGGAAGAGAAGCTGGCCGAGTTCGCCGGCTGCGCGCATGCGGTCGGCGTCTCCTCCGGCACGGATGCGCTGCAGATCGCCATGATGGCGGAGGGCATCGGCCGCGGCGACGCGGTGTTCCTGCCCGCCTTCACCTACACCGCGACGGCCGAGGTGCCGCTGGTGCTGGGCGCCACGCCGGTCTTCGTCGATGTGGCCGAGGATGGCTTCAACATCGACATCGAGGATCTGAAGCGCCGCATCGCGCTGGTGAAGGCGGAAGGCAAGCTGCGCCCGCGCGCCGTGGTCGGCGTCGACCTGTTCGGCCGCCCGGCGGACTGGCCGGCGATCCAGGCGATCTGCGCGGCGGAGGGGCTGTTCGCCCTCGACGACGCCGCGCAGGCCTTCGGCGGCGCGCTGCAGGGCAAGCGGCTGGGCAATTGGGGCGATGCCGCCGCGCTCAGCTTCTACCCCACCAAGACGCTGGGCTGTTACGGCGATGGCGGCGCCATCCTGACCAATGACGCCGACCGGGCCGAGCTGTACCGGTCCCTGCGCACGCATGGCGAGGGCAAGACCCGCTACGAGGTGGAGCGCACCGGCATGAATGGCCGGCTGGACACGATCCAGGCCGCCATCCTGCTGTGCAAGCTGCCGCTGCTGGAGCAGGAGCTGAAGGACCGCACCCGCGTCGCGCGGCATTATGCCGCGCGGCTGTCCGGCCATGTCACCGTGCCGGGCGAGATGGACGGGGCGGAGAGCGCCTGGGGGCTGTATTCCATCCTGCTGCCGGATGCCGAGACGCGCGGCCGGGTGCAGGCGGCGATGCAGGCGCGCGGCGTGCCCTCGGCGATCTACTATCCGAAGCCGCTGCACCGCCAGCCGGCCTATGCGGCGGCGCATGCCGAGGGGCTGCGCCAGTCGCCGCCGCTGACGGTGTCCGAGGATATCTGCCAGCGCATCCTGTCGCTGCCGATGCATCCCTATCTGGACGAGGCGCAGCTGGACCGCGTCGCCGACGCCGTCATCGCCGGCCTGTAA
- a CDS encoding nucleotide sugar dehydrogenase, protein MTHHASGVAGLPPRRRQRLIPAADQTGPRPRSPGRAGGAPLSPDPDTTLRRQLLARLKARQARIGVIGLGYAGLPLALRFAEQGFAVTGFDIDTSKTEAIREGRSPVHGIEDARIARAGIEADSSLALAADCDALVICVPTPVGPHKEPDLGPVRDSVASLAPYLRRGHILALESTTYPGTTEDFLLPALLAAGLTPGRDAFLLYSPEREDPGNPEGTVHRVPKLLAGATPTCLEMGMALYGPVAAGLVPLSSLRAAELAKLYENVFRAVNIGLVNELKRISHALDLDVHEVIDAAATKPFGFMPFRPGPGLGGHCIPVDPYYLAWKARELGVPSDFVELAGRVNDAMPAYVVERLRDALDARGIPLRGARILLLGLAYKSGVPDTRESPAIEIFRLLAARGAELAYHDPLVPRFPATRRLQGSAPALESQPLTEALLAGQDAVLLVTPQPGMDLALLRQHARLIVDTRGVYRDAAVDPAAMRPAAATLPFETRGDFPEAAGPAYHPVIQA, encoded by the coding sequence GTGACGCATCACGCATCGGGGGTGGCAGGGCTGCCCCCGCGCAGGCGCCAGCGCCTGATTCCGGCGGCGGACCAGACCGGCCCCCGCCCGCGCAGCCCCGGCCGGGCCGGCGGCGCGCCCCTCTCCCCCGATCCCGACACGACATTGCGCCGCCAGCTGCTGGCGCGGCTGAAGGCCCGCCAGGCGCGGATCGGGGTGATCGGCCTGGGCTATGCCGGGCTGCCGCTCGCGCTGCGCTTCGCCGAGCAGGGCTTCGCCGTCACCGGCTTCGACATCGACACCAGCAAGACCGAGGCGATCCGCGAAGGCCGCAGCCCGGTGCATGGCATCGAGGATGCGCGCATCGCCCGCGCCGGGATCGAGGCGGATAGCAGCCTGGCCCTGGCCGCCGATTGCGACGCGCTGGTGATCTGCGTCCCCACCCCGGTCGGGCCGCACAAGGAGCCGGATCTGGGCCCGGTGCGCGACAGTGTCGCTTCCCTCGCCCCCTATCTGCGGCGCGGCCATATCCTGGCCCTCGAAAGCACCACCTATCCCGGCACCACCGAGGATTTCCTGCTGCCGGCCCTGCTGGCGGCCGGGCTGACGCCGGGGCGCGACGCCTTCCTGCTCTACAGCCCGGAGCGCGAGGATCCCGGCAACCCCGAGGGCACGGTGCACCGCGTGCCGAAGCTGCTGGCCGGCGCCACCCCGACCTGCCTGGAGATGGGCATGGCGCTGTACGGGCCGGTGGCGGCGGGGCTGGTGCCGCTTTCCTCGCTGCGCGCGGCGGAGCTGGCCAAGCTGTATGAGAATGTCTTCCGCGCGGTGAATATCGGCTTGGTGAACGAGCTGAAGCGGATCAGCCACGCGCTCGATCTCGACGTGCATGAGGTGATCGACGCCGCCGCCACCAAGCCCTTCGGCTTCATGCCCTTCCGCCCCGGCCCGGGCCTGGGCGGGCACTGCATCCCGGTCGATCCCTATTACCTCGCCTGGAAGGCGCGCGAGCTCGGCGTGCCGAGCGATTTCGTGGAACTCGCCGGCCGGGTGAACGACGCCATGCCCGCCTATGTGGTGGAGCGGCTGCGCGACGCGCTGGATGCCCGCGGCATCCCGCTGCGCGGGGCGCGCATCCTGCTGCTCGGCCTGGCCTACAAGAGCGGCGTGCCGGATACGCGGGAGAGCCCGGCGATCGAGATCTTCCGGCTGCTGGCGGCGCGCGGCGCCGAGCTCGCCTATCACGACCCGCTGGTGCCGCGCTTCCCCGCGACAAGGCGGCTGCAGGGCAGCGCGCCGGCGCTGGAGAGCCAGCCCCTGACCGAGGCGCTGCTGGCCGGGCAGGATGCGGTGCTGCTGGTGACGCCGCAGCCGGGCATGGATCTGGCGCTGCTGCGCCAGCATGCGCGGCTGATCGTCGACACGCGCGGCGTCTATCGCGACGCGGCGGTGGACCCGGCGGCGATGCGGCCCGCGGCGGCCACGTTGCCCTTTGAAACGCGCGGTGATTTCCCAGAAGCGGCCGGTCCGGCCTATCACCCCGTCATTCAGGCCTGA